From one Rosa rugosa chromosome 4, drRosRugo1.1, whole genome shotgun sequence genomic stretch:
- the LOC133706808 gene encoding uncharacterized protein LOC133706808 has translation MHPAERQDYRAAVRRSTVDRDKNSQFSRSARFQFPKQSRGGSSSQQPQQVDRSKTYRYSFPEPPVAMPSKDSQSKQSTIKSLLKGGRELLATMVSKYHIYDVVPFNKADSPHFQNMLTTAGNLGSGVKLPTSYEIQTRYLENEYTEMKRYVDTHRETWKIYGCTIMCDGWTGPTKMSILNFMVYSKGSTVFLKSVDASHMKKNAQYIELLLDEIIQDVGPENVVQIVTDNASAFKKAGRELQKKYPLFWIPCAAHCIDLIFEDIGKQETVSTVVKWAQSVTNYIYNHGWVLAEMRSITKGDLIRPGKTRFATNHIAIDSILKKKSDLRKLFTSSAWNENAASRIRDGKMIQKRVLDGTFWDDMEAVHKIYKSLYEILRIVDTEI, from the exons ATGCACCCTGCAGAACGACAAGATTATCGTGCTGCAGTAAGACGATCAACCGTAGATCGTGATAAGAACTCTCAGTTTAGTAGAAGTGCAAGATTTCAATTTCCAAAACAATCGAGAGGCGGTAGTAGCAGTCAACAACCGCAACAAGTTGATCGATCAAAAACCTATCGGTACTCATTTCCTGAGCCTCCAGTAGCAATGCCATCAAAAGATAGTCAATCAAAACAAAGCACAATTAAATCATTACTAAAAGGTGGTAGAGAACTATTGGCAACAATGGTGTCCAAATACCACATATATGATGTTGTCCCTTTTAACAAAGCTGATTCTCCACATTTCCAAAACATGTTGACTACAGCTGGAAATCTAG GTTCTGGTGTAAAGCTTCCTACCTCCTATGAAATTCAGACTCGTTACTTAGAGAATGAGTACACAGAAATGAAAAGGTATGTGGATACTCACAGAGAAACCTGGAAAATATATGGATGCACTATCATGTGTGATGGATGGACTGGCCCaaccaaaatgtctattctaAATTTCATGGTGTATTCAAAAGGTTCAACTGTATTTTTGAAGTCTGTAGATGCTTCACATATGAAAAAAAATGCTCAGTACATAGAACTATTGTTAGATGAGATTATCCAAGATGTTGGACCAGAAAATGTTGTCCAGATTGTCACTGACAATGCATCAGCATTTAAAAAGGCCGGAAGGGAACTACAGAAAAAATATCCACTGTTCTGGATCCCGTGTGCTGCCCACTGCATCGATTTGATATTTGAAGATATCGGGAAGCAAGAGACTGTTTCCACTGTCGTCAAATGGGCTCAAAGTGTAACTAACTACATCTACAATCATGGTTGGGTACTGGCTGAAATGAGGAGCATCACGAAGGGAGATTTGATTCGACCGGGTAAAACTCGATTTGCGACAAATCACATTGCCATCGACAgtattttgaagaagaaatctgATTTGAGAAAATTGTTTACAAGTAGCGCATGGAATGAGAATGCAGCGAGCAGGATCAGAGATGGCAAAATGATACAAAAAAGAGTCCTCGATGGGACATTTTGGGATGACATGGAAGCAGTCCATAAAATTTATAAGTCATTGTATGAGATTCTTCGAATTGTTGACACAGAAATTTAG
- the LOC133743505 gene encoding probable WRKY transcription factor 65 isoform X1 encodes MIRPKTQASKRRKVAHQKNEGPPSDFWSWRKYGQKPIKGSPYPRGYYRCSTSKGCSAKKQVERSKTDASVLIITYSNSHNHRGPHVTSTTKNQSPPPKEAQMQPNSEDDDHDLTAEVPKEDELEPEPDQDEEQEQERKKESLKESKYCCYLVRWAKLKAAGCT; translated from the exons ATGATTAGGCCAAAAACCCAGGCATCCAAAAGAAG AAAGGTGGCTCATCAGAAGAATGAAGGGCCTCCTTCTGATTTCTGGTCATGGAGGAAATATGGGCAAAAACCTATCAAAGGATCTCCTTATCCAAG AGGGTACTACAGGTGCAGTACATCAAAGGGTTGTTCTGCCAAGAAACAAGTGGAGAGAAGCAAAACTGATGCTTCTGTGCTCATAATCACCTACAGTAACAGCCATAACCATCGAGGTCCTCATGTGACCTCCACCACAAAAAACCAGAGCCCACCACCAAAAGAAGCCCAAATGCAACCCAATAGTGAGGATGATGATCATGATCTTACAGCTGAAGTGCCCAAAGAGGATGAACTAGAGCCTGAGCCTGATCAAGacgaagaacaagaacaagaaaggAAG AAGGAATCTCTAAAAGAATCTAAATATTGTTGCTATCTCGTCAGGTGGGCCAAACTCAAGGCTGCTGGCTGCACATag
- the LOC133707363 gene encoding uncharacterized protein LOC133707363: protein MGGQQKAMNLLNSSFLKQPFHILTITLLSLLLPLSFLLLSRLSSANYYYLLTLSTTDSPPSPLGSSTYFCDFCSSLFLYSTPSLLYILVSIVSIAALIHGLTGKVTIIAQPPSPIFRPRLYTAWIFLCTLQVCVGLGIEESIATGIDGSSLSSLDKCNLLSRVVFFLGLHETMLHWCRVVVKPVVDDTVFGGAREERWVERGVMAASFGWLWWWRLRDEIESLVVVTVAKKDLSMNIGMADFVGWWLYYVTVTIGMVRVVKGFMWLAMVFLCRRRGGNNVTNSYGDPEDKV, encoded by the coding sequence ATGGGTGGGCAACAAAAGGCTATGAACCTCCTGAATTCTAGCTTTCTGAAACAGCCTTTCCACATTCTCACAATAACCCTTCTAAGCTTATTGCTTCCCCTCTCTTTTCTCCTCCTATCTAGGCTTtcttctgccaattactactaTCTCTTAACCTTGAGTACTACTGATAGTCCTCCTTCTCCTTTAGGGTCCTCTACCTATTTTTGTGATTTCTGCTCCTCTCTATTCCTATACTCAACCCCTTCTCTTCTCTACATCCTTGTGTCCATTGTCAGCATTGCCGCGCTTATCCACGGCCTAACAGGTAAAGTTACCATTATAGCCCAGCCTCCATCTCCCATTTTCCGTCCCCGTTTGTACACTGCGTGGATTTTCCTATGCACATTACAAGTCTGCGTCGGTTTGGGGATCGAGGAGAGCATAGCTACAGGGATCGATGGCTCGAGTCTCAGCAGTCTTGACAAATGTAATTTGTTGAGCAGAGTAGTGTTTTTCTTGGGCTTGCATGAGACCATGCTCCATTGGTGTAGGGTCGTGGTGAAGCCGGTGGTGGATGACACGGTTTTTGGGGGAGCTAGGGAGGAGAGGTGGGTGGAGAGGGGGGTGATGGCGGCGAGCTTTGGTTGGCTGTGGTGGTGGAGGTTGAGGGATGAGATTGAGTCTTTGGTGGTTGTGACTGTGGCTAAGAAAGACTTGTCAATGAATATAGGGATGGCTGACTTTGTTGGTTGGTGGTTGTATTATGTCACTGTAACTATTGGAATGGTTAGAGTTGTGAAGGGTTTTATGTGGCTTGCTATGGTTTTCTTAtgtagaagaagaggaggaaacaATGTTACGAACAGTTATGGTGATCCTGAAGACAAAGTCTGA
- the LOC133743505 gene encoding probable WRKY transcription factor 65 isoform X2: MIRPKTQASKRRKVAHQKNEGPPSDFWSWRKYGQKPIKGSPYPRGYYRCSTSKGCSAKKQVERSKTDASVLIITYSNSHNHRGPHVTSTTKNQSPPPKEAQMQPNSEDDDHDLTAEVPKEDELEPEPDQDEEQEQERKVGQTQGCWLHIVVLLRFGNKDCDV; encoded by the exons ATGATTAGGCCAAAAACCCAGGCATCCAAAAGAAG AAAGGTGGCTCATCAGAAGAATGAAGGGCCTCCTTCTGATTTCTGGTCATGGAGGAAATATGGGCAAAAACCTATCAAAGGATCTCCTTATCCAAG AGGGTACTACAGGTGCAGTACATCAAAGGGTTGTTCTGCCAAGAAACAAGTGGAGAGAAGCAAAACTGATGCTTCTGTGCTCATAATCACCTACAGTAACAGCCATAACCATCGAGGTCCTCATGTGACCTCCACCACAAAAAACCAGAGCCCACCACCAAAAGAAGCCCAAATGCAACCCAATAGTGAGGATGATGATCATGATCTTACAGCTGAAGTGCCCAAAGAGGATGAACTAGAGCCTGAGCCTGATCAAGacgaagaacaagaacaagaaaggAAG GTGGGCCAAACTCAAGGCTGCTGGCTGCACATag TGGTGCTTCTGAGATTTGGAAATAAAGACTGTGATGTGTGA
- the LOC133743504 gene encoding probable WRKY transcription factor 65 produces the protein MDETLSSPEQDSEVSKELMIRPETQASKRRKVAHQKTVVTVKIGPNVGKLKNEGPPSDFWSWRKYGQKPIKGSPYPRGYYRCSTSKGCSAKKQVERSKTDASVLIITYTSSHNHPGPDVTSTTKNQSPPPKEAQMQPNSEDDDHDHTAEVPKEDEPEPEPEPDQDEEQEQERKIDEQQEQDHFHYIQSPIRSSQDIVIYQEEDPFSSGNHLEKTLLDEHPHPLCYSQLMSFSSTPKSEEEEDFYDELEELLPTSSYFPSFMRSNLSQLERIPFVPS, from the exons ATGGATGAAACCCTCTCTTCACCAGAACAGGACTCAGAAGTCTCAAAGGAGCTCATGATTAGGCCAGAAACTCAGGCATCCAAAAGAAG GAAGGTGGCTCATCAGAAGACTGTGGTTACAGTGAAGATAGGACCAAATGTGGGGAAGCTAAAGAATGAAGGGCCTCCTTCTGATTTCTGGTCATGGAGGAAATATGGGCAAAAACCTATCAAAGGATCTCCTTATCCAAG GGGGTACTACAGGTGCAGTACATCAAAGGGTTGTTCTGCCAAGAAACAAGTGGAGAGAAGCAAAACTGATGCTTCTGTGCTCATAATCACCTACACATCCAGCCATAACCATCCAGGTCCTGATGTAACCTCCACCACTAAAAACCAGAGTCCACCACCAAAAGAAGCCCAAATGCAACCCAATAGTGAAGATGATGATCATGATCATACAGCTGAAGTGCCCAAAGAGGATGAACCAGAGCCAGAGCCAGAGCCAGATCAAgatgaagaacaagaacaagaaaggAAAATAGATGAACAGCAAGAACAAGATCATTTCCACTATATTCAGTCCCCAATTAGATCCTCCCAAGACATTGTAATTTACCAAGAAGAAGACCCTTTCAGCTCTGGGAACCACCTAGAGAAAACCCTATTGGATGAACACCCACATCCCCTCTGTTACTCTCAGCTCATGAGCTTCTCATCAACACCCAaatccgaagaagaagaagatttctACGATGAGCTTGAAGAATTGTTACCCACATCTTCATATTTCCCAAGCTTCATGAGAAGCAATCTTTCCCAGCTTGAAAGGATTCCTTTTGTCCCTTCTTGA
- the LOC133742650 gene encoding zinc finger BED domain-containing protein RICESLEEPER 2-like, with protein sequence MAATRCYIHEVIGGAIQVLQPEEETIRLMFRKRGGLHPICAAAVLAVEVTGTDKGRPITLSLSKNRDRNNSSTYSIQVSSIEDSKALALLSLLYSIEDRKLWLFSHSSLPSSKIRRLSLLSALHRGIDSSTRFFNSILQASHSESMGKLGNKKAQGQKEGDSSLVVSSTGTSPSIPDRAEEDVTDGGAPASASDKVSNNPRADRKRSWVWEHFKEYKDVKVTKVKGQEDIVEEFRRAKCIYCPKGPLGDYACDPYKNGTQGMIRHINKSCKYYPGRRAIDKNQKVLAGDKSKGNSMKMVAFNPLEVMKACVEMVVVDELPFSFVEKQGFRHFCHVAVPMFKVPCRKTLVKNFLTLYDNTKKKLKTDLAHYRVCLTTDTWTSVQNFNYMVLTAHFIDDKWEMHKRIINFCTICNHSGNSIGLLIESCLLQWGISKVLTITVDNAAANKCAIEFVRSKLNKREKPESILEGKYMHVRCTAHICNLIVGSGLKRLNRSVLAIRNAVKFVRSSPARLDSFKACVELEQIPCRGLVVMDVPTRWNSTFLMLEAALKFKAAFARMEEQPDSGFSAYFKEPEEEYDEDGNMVPSKSKRPRVGPPSEDEWDKAEVFVQFLRVFYEVTLRVSASNRPTIHTTFHDVLSIESEISKLFIEPEIATGLDTQKVLSDMAENMRSKFIKYYGGFRELNPLVFMGLILDPRFKLRHVTHLLTNEGFALADVQAKTKELRDVLMSLYEEYAPKEAPPKKRGQIEVESSSSQSTVTSTGSRGRQSYINDWRKVVSELDEAVVSHEVDKYLLDPLEFTNEKEGFEFPILLWWKINGAKYPILQAIAKDVLAVQVSTVASESSFSTGGRVIDNFRSSLTPKSVEALICLQSWLRGNDISCIEDEPCIKDYEFYEKCEKDHVTSASSTSCPPPKAKGKNGIGTDDEVVQLSEDDSEGEMVSDDSENS encoded by the exons ATGGCGGCGACGCGATGCTACATCCATGAAGTGATAGGTGGGGCGATTCAGGTGCTTCAACCTGAGGAGGAGACCATCCGCCTGATGTTTCGAAAACGAGGTGGCTTGCATCCCATATGTGCGGCGGCAGTGCTGGCTGTGGAAGTGACCGGAACAGACAAGGGAAGACCGATT ACTCTCAGCCTCTCGAAGAACCGAGACCGAAACAACAGCTCTACCTACTCGATCCAAGTCTCCTCCATCGAAGACTCGAAGGCTCTCGCTCTTCTCTCACTCCTCTACTCCATCGAAGATCGGAAGCTGTGGCTCTTCTCTCACTCCTCTCTGCCCTCCTCGAAGATTCGAAGGCTCTCACTCCTCTCTGCCCTCCATCGAGGAATCGATTCTTCAACTCGTTTCTTCAACTCGATTCTTCAAGCCTCCCACTCCGAATCGATGGGAAAACTGGGA aataagaaagctCAAGGACAGAAAGAAGGAGATTCTAGTCTAGTTGTTTCTTCAACTGGTACCTCTCCCTCAATCCCTGACAGAGCTGAAGAAGATGTCACGGATGGAGGAGCTCCAGCTTCCGCATCTGACAAGGTTAGTAACAATCCTCGAGCTGATAGAAAACGTAGTTGGGTGTGGGAGCACTTTAAGGAATATAAAGATGTAAAAGTCACTAAAGTAAAGGGTCAAGAAGatattgtagaagaatttaggagGGCTAAGTGTATATATTGTCCTAAGGGTCCTCTAGGAGACTATGCTTGTGATCCTTACAAAAATGGGACTCAAGGGATGATTAGGCACATAAACAAATCATGTAAGTATTATCCCGGAAGGAGAGCGATAGATAAAAATCAGAAAGTGCTTGCTGGTGATAAAAGTAAGGGTAATTCTATGAAAATGGTTGCATTTAATCCTCTTGAAGTTATGAAAGCATGTGTTGAAATGGTTGTAGTTGATGAGCTTCCTTTTAGCTTCGTTGAAAAGCAAGGGTTTAGGCATTTTTGTCATGTTGCAGTGCCAATGTTTAAGGTCCCTTGTAGGAAAACTTTGGTTAAAAATTTTCTTACATTGTATGATAACACAAAGAAGAAGTTGAAAACTGATTTAGCACACTATAGGGTCTGCCTAACCACTGACACTTGGACAAGTGTTCAAAATTTCAACTACATGGTGCTAACAGCCCACTTTATTGATGATAAGTGGGAAATGCATAAGAGGATAATCAATTTTTGCACTATTTGTAATCATAGTGGGAATTCCATAGGTCTTTTGATTGAGTCATGTTTGCTTCAGTGGGGGATTAGCAAGGTTTTAACCATCACAGTAGATAATGCAGCAGCCAATAAGTGTGCTATTGAGTTTGTTAGGTCCAAActtaacaaaagagaaaaaccaGAATCAATCTTAGAGGGTAAGTACATGCATGTTAGGTGTACTGCCCATATTTGTAATTTGATTGTTGGTAGTGGGTTGAAGAGACTAAATAGATCAGTGTTGGCCATTAGAAATGCGGTGAAGTTTGTTAGGTCTTCACCAGCAAGGTTAGATAGTTTTAAGGCATGTGTAGAACTGGAACAGATCCCTTGCAGAGGATTGGTTGTTATGGATGTTCCCACGAGGTGGAATTCAACATTCTTAATGTTGGAAGCTGCCTTGAAGTTCAAAGCAGCCTTTGCAAGGATGGAGGAGCAACCGGACAGCGGCTTTTCAGCCTATTTCAAAGAGCCTGAGGAAGAGTATGATGAGGATGGAAATATGGTTCCAAGTAAAagcaagaggcctagagtgGGGCCTCCATCCGAGGATGAATGGGATAAGGCGGAAGTGTTTGTGCAGTTTCTTAGGGTATTCTATGAAGTAACTCTAAGAGTTAGTGCAAGTAATAGGCCCACAATCCATACCACTTTTCATGATGTGTTGTCAATCGAATCGGAGATTAGCAAGCTCTTCATAGAACCTGAAATTGCAACAGGTTTGGACACCCAGAAGGTTTTGAGTGATATGGCAGAAAATATGAGGTCCAAATTCATCAAGTATTATGGTGGCTTTCGGGAATTGAATCCCTTGGTGTTTATGGGGCTgatccttgatcctagattcaaGCTAAGGCATGTAACTCATCTTTTGACAAATGAAGGGTTTGCATTGGCAGATGTGCAGGCTAAAACGAAGGAGTTACGTGATGTGTTGATGTCCTTGTATGAAGAGTATGCACCAAAGGAGGCCCCTCCAAAGAAGAGAGGTCAAATAGAGGTTGAAAGCTCATCTTCACAAAGCACTGTAACAAGCACCGGCAGCAGAGGAAGACAATCTTACATCAATGATTGGAGGAAAGTAGTTTCTGAGCTTGATGAGGCTGTGGTTTCACATGAAGTAGACAAATACTTGTTGGACCCTCTTGAATTCACAAATGAGAAGGAAGGGTTTGAGTTCCCGATTTTGTTATGGTGGAAGATCAATGGAGCCAAGTACCCTATACTTCAAGCAATAGCCAAAGATGTGTTGGCTGTTCAAGTTTCGACAGTTGCATCGGAGTCCTCTTTTAGCACCGGAGGGAGAGTAATCGACAACTTTAGGAGTTCATTGACTCCTAAATCTGTCGAAGCATTGATTTGTCTACAAAGTTGGTTGAGGGGGAATGATATTAGCTGCATAGAAGATGAACCATGCATCAAAGATTATGAGTTCTATGAAAAGTGTGAGAAAG ATCATGTAACCTCAGCCTCTTCAACCTCTTGTCCTCCTCCAAAAGCTAAGGGAAAGAATGGTATTGGAACTGATGATGAAGTTGTTCAACTCAGTGAAGATGACTCCGAGGGTGAAATGGTGTCTGATGATTCAGAAAACAGTTGA
- the LOC133743505 gene encoding probable WRKY transcription factor 65 isoform X3, whose protein sequence is MIRPKTQASKRRKVAHQKNEGPPSDFWSWRKYGQKPIKGSPYPRGYYRCSTSKGCSAKKQVERSKTDASVLIITYSNSHNHRGPHVTSTTKNQSPPPKEAQMQPNSEDDDHDLTAEVPKEDELEPEPDQDEEQEQERKVGQTQGCWLHIAS, encoded by the exons ATGATTAGGCCAAAAACCCAGGCATCCAAAAGAAG AAAGGTGGCTCATCAGAAGAATGAAGGGCCTCCTTCTGATTTCTGGTCATGGAGGAAATATGGGCAAAAACCTATCAAAGGATCTCCTTATCCAAG AGGGTACTACAGGTGCAGTACATCAAAGGGTTGTTCTGCCAAGAAACAAGTGGAGAGAAGCAAAACTGATGCTTCTGTGCTCATAATCACCTACAGTAACAGCCATAACCATCGAGGTCCTCATGTGACCTCCACCACAAAAAACCAGAGCCCACCACCAAAAGAAGCCCAAATGCAACCCAATAGTGAGGATGATGATCATGATCTTACAGCTGAAGTGCCCAAAGAGGATGAACTAGAGCCTGAGCCTGATCAAGacgaagaacaagaacaagaaaggAAG GTGGGCCAAACTCAAGGCTGCTGGCTGCACATag CTAGCTAG